The window GCACCGGCGCAGCAACGGTAATGAGCCCAGGTTTTATCTCACCTAAGTCAACGGCAAAGCCATCCCGGCGGCACTGGGTAAGCTCTTTCTCGAGCCTCACCCTGTCGAGCTTTTCAGGTTTTCCGTGAAAGTAGAGTTTCTTATGGTTAAGGAGTTCGTCGGCCTCACCTTTGGGGAGAAAGGCCGCTATGGCCTTGCCGTGAGAACCGAGCGTGAGCGGAAAACGGTGGCCGACCCGAATAGTAACACCAATGTCCCTGTCCACTTCCTGCTTTGCGACAACAAACACACTGTTCTCGGCGATGAGTCCAAGGGTCGCCGTACCGCTCGCTTTTCCGGAAAGTTCCTTGAGCATGGGCGCGGCAAGTCGTGCGGCATCAGTATTATCGATAACCTTTCTTGAGAGTGCAATGAGACCGGGGCCCAGTGAATATCC is drawn from Syntrophorhabdaceae bacterium and contains these coding sequences:
- a CDS encoding IclR family transcriptional regulator, translating into MDKPQSADERYMVPAVEQSFRVLFLMSQAPSSHMSLTEICAQASIHKSKAFSILRTLQKFGVVQRNVDGKGYSLGPGLIALSRKVIDNTDAARLAAPMLKELSGKASGTATLGLIAENSVFVVAKQEVDRDIGVTIRVGHRFPLTLGSHGKAIAAFLPKGEADELLNHKKLYFHGKPEKLDRVRLEKELTQCRRDGFAVDLGEIKPGLITVAAPVLGIGEIPIGYIAVIGLFSPDVPRQLGPSVALAAQTLSKQLGARTDPKSMALAPNHSAG